The following coding sequences are from one Enterococcus sp. 4G2_DIV0659 window:
- a CDS encoding HelD family protein has protein sequence MSNDRTQETRHLHQIYEELSQARDTYQTAIDEVNATGKSVLEQFGGDTKLNFDSYSDNLETFAMMEMKNREIDQLNIQHGTAEKQLEKVERLLNVAYFGKIDVTFLDEDSDRDVFYIGMNDFTNLEGESRIYDWRSPIASLFYNNVLGNSRYHVNKAEIPVTLNLKRQLIIEEDRLINFFDTSLAIQDDILLHSLEADSSQYMKDITTTIQQEQNEIIRDESHPLLLVNGIAGSGKTSAIMQRIAYLLYNHRTKITADDILLLSPNSTFIDYISQVLPNLGERNPLNLTLLQFLKFTFREKAPIESETAYFKRITAEQVNAQQRVIQSQKFVDFIQSFKDTSLIQQALFKPILFKRKPIFSAKLIFGLYQETPTTLSIRDRLSATKEKLLSLWNRYLIKQSTSKQMIDQIQDLTEAEQLRYFDTTFDAEDEEQLAKFALQRLKQKYRIVIDKIADFAWFDQWLLFEVLYQNYQQDTYEKTTSNYTADEVVALLLIKDTFIEDLSNRHMAFILVDEVQDYTEAQILLLLKLFPKANFTLAGDENQAIFNTSISFMELKELLSASSRSVTSYQLLNSYRSSKEITQLFQTLVTNHEKLKIVPIRKDGEKPAFIKCEDESDYLETLTSLLNSLTKAEDTVVITKTASEAELLKQQLLQKNSAIDTQILSIDMAKGLEFDNVIIHDPSTLHYGTTEREKKILYTAISRGMKQVFLPYVQTLSKLFASS, from the coding sequence ATGTCAAATGACCGCACACAAGAAACCCGTCATCTACACCAGATTTATGAAGAACTAAGTCAAGCAAGAGACACTTATCAAACCGCTATTGATGAAGTCAACGCTACAGGAAAATCAGTACTGGAGCAATTTGGCGGCGATACAAAACTAAATTTTGATAGTTACTCAGATAACTTAGAAACATTTGCCATGATGGAAATGAAAAATCGGGAAATCGATCAGCTAAACATCCAACATGGGACTGCTGAAAAACAATTAGAAAAAGTCGAACGACTGCTGAATGTAGCTTATTTCGGAAAAATCGATGTCACATTTTTAGATGAAGATTCTGATCGAGATGTTTTTTATATTGGGATGAATGACTTCACAAACTTAGAGGGTGAATCACGCATCTATGATTGGCGTTCACCGATTGCTTCTCTTTTTTATAATAATGTTTTAGGTAATAGTCGTTACCATGTCAATAAAGCAGAAATCCCAGTGACCTTGAACTTAAAAAGGCAATTGATCATTGAAGAAGATCGCTTGATTAATTTTTTCGATACTAGTCTTGCTATTCAAGATGATATTTTACTGCATTCTTTGGAGGCCGACTCCTCTCAATATATGAAAGATATCACCACAACGATCCAACAAGAACAAAATGAGATCATCCGGGATGAAAGCCATCCATTGCTTTTGGTCAATGGGATTGCAGGAAGCGGGAAAACTTCGGCGATCATGCAACGAATTGCTTATTTACTTTATAACCATCGGACCAAAATCACAGCTGATGATATCTTACTTCTTTCTCCAAATTCAACATTTATTGATTATATTTCTCAAGTCTTGCCAAATTTAGGTGAGCGGAATCCATTGAATTTAACTTTATTACAGTTCCTTAAATTTACCTTTCGCGAAAAAGCGCCGATTGAAAGTGAAACAGCTTATTTCAAACGAATCACCGCCGAACAAGTCAATGCTCAACAAAGAGTGATTCAATCACAAAAATTTGTTGATTTCATTCAGTCTTTCAAAGATACATCTTTGATTCAGCAAGCATTATTCAAACCCATTTTATTCAAACGTAAACCGATCTTTTCGGCTAAACTGATTTTTGGGTTGTATCAAGAAACACCGACTACTTTATCGATCCGAGACCGACTTTCGGCAACAAAAGAAAAACTATTAAGTTTGTGGAATCGTTATTTGATCAAACAATCAACATCAAAGCAAATGATTGATCAGATACAAGATTTGACAGAAGCGGAACAATTACGCTACTTTGACACAACTTTTGATGCAGAAGACGAGGAACAATTAGCGAAGTTTGCCCTTCAACGGCTAAAACAAAAATACCGCATAGTCATAGATAAGATCGCTGATTTTGCTTGGTTTGATCAGTGGCTACTTTTTGAAGTTTTGTATCAAAATTATCAACAAGATACATATGAAAAAACAACATCAAACTATACTGCTGATGAAGTGGTGGCATTATTACTAATCAAAGATACGTTTATTGAAGATTTATCGAACCGACACATGGCGTTTATTTTGGTTGATGAGGTTCAAGATTATACCGAAGCCCAAATTCTTTTACTACTTAAATTATTCCCAAAAGCGAACTTTACTTTGGCTGGAGATGAAAATCAGGCGATTTTTAATACGTCGATCAGTTTTATGGAATTAAAAGAGTTATTATCTGCTTCTAGCCGTTCAGTTACGTCCTACCAATTATTGAATAGCTACCGATCAAGTAAAGAGATCACTCAGCTCTTTCAGACCTTAGTAACAAATCATGAAAAGCTTAAAATTGTACCCATCCGAAAAGATGGTGAGAAACCGGCGTTTATTAAATGTGAAGATGAATCCGATTATCTTGAGACACTAACCTCACTTTTAAATTCATTGACAAAAGCAGAAGATACCGTGGTGATTACAAAAACAGCTTCAGAAGCAGAATTATTGAAACAGCAACTTCTGCAAAAAAATAGCGCGATTGATACTCAAATTCTTTCAATCGATATGGCTAAAGGACTGGAATTCGATAATGTAATCATTCATGACCCTTCAACCTTGCATTATGGAACAACTGAGCGAGAGAAAAAAATTCTCTATACAGCGATTTCTCGTGGAATGAAACAAGTCTTTTTACCTTATGTACAGACACTTTCTAAATTGTTTGCATCCTCATAA
- a CDS encoding TatD family hydrolase yields the protein MIFDSHTHLNAEQFNEDIPETIKRAKELGVTEMAVVGFDTPTIEKSLELSQQYKEIQSIIGWHPTEAGSYTSEIEKKLQQLLTTPKVVALGEIGLDYYWMEDPKEVQDRVFRRQIAIAKEMNLPISIHTREAMEDTYKILKEEDIRDIGGIMHSFSGDPEWMKRFLDMGMHISLSGVVTFKKALDVQEVAKSVPLDRLLVETDAPYLAPVPYRGKRNEPGYTRYVVEKIAELRETSFEEIANQTTDNAHRLFRLAQ from the coding sequence TTGATTTTTGATTCTCATACCCATTTAAATGCAGAACAATTTAATGAAGATATTCCAGAAACAATTAAACGTGCAAAAGAGTTAGGTGTAACGGAGATGGCAGTGGTTGGTTTTGATACACCAACGATCGAAAAGTCTCTAGAACTTAGCCAACAATATAAAGAAATCCAAAGTATTATCGGCTGGCATCCGACAGAAGCTGGAAGTTATACGTCTGAGATCGAGAAAAAACTTCAGCAGCTATTAACTACGCCAAAAGTAGTAGCACTTGGCGAAATCGGTTTAGACTATTATTGGATGGAAGATCCAAAAGAAGTTCAAGACCGTGTATTTAGACGTCAAATTGCTATCGCCAAAGAGATGAATCTACCAATCAGCATTCATACAAGAGAAGCGATGGAAGATACGTATAAGATTTTAAAAGAAGAAGATATTCGAGATATCGGCGGGATTATGCATAGTTTTAGCGGTGATCCTGAGTGGATGAAAAGATTCTTAGATATGGGGATGCATATTTCATTAAGCGGCGTTGTGACATTTAAAAAAGCGTTGGATGTGCAAGAAGTGGCGAAATCTGTTCCCTTAGATCGTTTACTAGTTGAAACGGATGCACCATATTTAGCTCCCGTTCCTTATCGTGGAAAACGTAATGAGCCTGGCTATACTCGTTATGTGGTTGAAAAAATTGCTGAATTACGAGAAACTTCTTTTGAAGAAATCGCCAACCAAACGACAGATAATGCCCATCGTCTATTCAGGTTAGCTCAATGA
- the rnmV gene encoding ribonuclease M5, whose translation MTEKLRIEEIIVVEGKDDTRRIQEVVDADTIETIGSAINDDILAQIEHGQETRGVIIFTDPDYSGEKIRKTIMDVVPDAKHAFLSRGLAAPKKRGSSLGVEHASDEAILEALKKIVTPVHIADDYQEIPRQTLIEYGLIAGAHAKERREKLGDELRIGYTNSKQLTKRLKMFRITEKELTEVMTSLNILPNEKSEESI comes from the coding sequence ATGACAGAGAAGCTGAGAATTGAAGAAATTATTGTCGTTGAAGGAAAAGATGACACAAGACGGATTCAAGAAGTGGTTGACGCAGATACTATTGAAACAATTGGTTCAGCGATTAATGACGATATTTTAGCGCAAATCGAACATGGGCAAGAAACGCGCGGTGTGATTATTTTTACGGATCCAGATTATTCAGGTGAAAAAATCCGTAAAACAATCATGGATGTCGTGCCAGATGCGAAACATGCTTTTCTATCAAGGGGATTAGCTGCACCAAAAAAAAGAGGCAGTAGTTTAGGTGTGGAACATGCAAGTGATGAAGCGATTTTAGAAGCGTTGAAAAAAATTGTTACCCCAGTCCATATTGCAGATGATTACCAAGAAATCCCTAGACAAACCTTGATCGAATATGGTTTAATAGCGGGAGCTCATGCCAAAGAACGTCGTGAAAAATTAGGTGATGAACTACGCATTGGCTATACTAATAGTAAACAACTAACCAAACGCTTGAAAATGTTTCGGATTACAGAAAAAGAACTTACAGAAGTGATGACAAGTTTAAATATATTGCCTAATGAAAAATCGGAGGAATCAATTTGA
- the rsmA gene encoding 16S rRNA (adenine(1518)-N(6)/adenine(1519)-N(6))-dimethyltransferase RsmA, which yields MTEYKEIATPSRTKEILKKHGFSFKKSLGQNFLTEPNILRKIVETAGIDSHTNVVEVGPGIGALTEQLAQNAAQVLAFEIDDRLIPVLEDTMSPYKNVTVVHNDVLKADLVGTTKEVFEQELPIKVVANLPYYITTPIMMHFLESDLEVQEMIVMMQKEVADRISAKPSTKAYGSLSIAVQYFMEASIAFIVPKTVFIPQPNVDSAIIKLTKRDKPAVEVTDEKEFFKLTKASFQLRRKTLWNNLLHSYGKDEETKAWLTNSLAEAEIDPSRRGETLSLEEFGRLSNILEKNRKK from the coding sequence TTGACAGAGTATAAAGAAATCGCCACTCCTTCAAGAACGAAAGAGATTTTGAAGAAACATGGCTTTTCATTTAAAAAAAGCTTAGGACAAAACTTTTTAACAGAACCGAATATTTTGCGTAAAATCGTGGAAACAGCAGGAATTGATTCCCACACTAATGTAGTGGAAGTCGGCCCTGGGATTGGTGCACTCACAGAACAACTGGCTCAAAACGCAGCACAAGTGTTGGCATTTGAAATTGATGATCGGTTGATTCCAGTATTAGAAGACACAATGAGTCCCTATAAAAATGTCACTGTGGTTCATAACGATGTATTAAAAGCGGATTTAGTTGGAACGACAAAAGAAGTATTTGAACAGGAATTACCGATTAAAGTGGTAGCTAATTTACCATATTACATCACAACACCGATTATGATGCATTTTCTAGAATCTGATTTAGAGGTTCAGGAAATGATTGTGATGATGCAAAAAGAAGTGGCGGATCGAATCTCAGCAAAACCATCTACTAAAGCTTATGGCTCACTGTCGATTGCCGTTCAGTATTTTATGGAAGCAAGTATTGCGTTTATTGTTCCAAAAACAGTATTTATTCCTCAACCTAACGTTGATTCAGCAATCATTAAGTTGACGAAACGAGACAAACCGGCTGTTGAAGTAACCGATGAAAAAGAATTTTTCAAATTAACAAAAGCTTCATTCCAGCTGCGCCGTAAAACATTGTGGAATAACTTGCTTCATTCTTACGGAAAAGATGAAGAAACAAAAGCTTGGTTAACAAACAGTTTAGCAGAAGCTGAAATTGATCCTTCACGCCGTGGGGAAACATTATCTTTAGAAGAATTTGGTCGTTTGAGTAATATCTTAGAAAAAAATCGAAAGAAATAA
- a CDS encoding MFS transporter: MKKEKSTNIFWMLAAIFLGYTCIYVDKTTIGMSLVTIATDMGFDPQQKGLVLSAFFLGYTIFQIPFGYLSNKIGTRKMMIGSVFLVGIFLLLFGFGFSFLYLLMIRFMTGAVAHSGYPSSVSTFIAQELPTEKRGPAQSTMIASAGFAAVVGPLLIAPLLIQIGWHKTYYFLGIAVMMVAVLMYFVIPKEFGGVKEHLKNKPVISFKEVLKDRNVWILIFAAFFINAAIYGLNGWMATYLVDAHGLALTQTAYVAAIIGFFTMVAAMAGGLIVNKFFIGKEKIVIFLATIGGGFFAVLISIVSSFILSMLCLTLAVVCSSLTFATLMTLPVNLFPSDEVSAKYATINAIGVSGGFVAPTIIGALVQMSQGGFFTSFLFIASSFIISGAITLMVQKKSKL; the protein is encoded by the coding sequence ATGAAAAAAGAGAAATCAACGAATATTTTTTGGATGCTTGCTGCTATTTTTTTAGGATACACATGTATTTATGTGGATAAAACGACAATTGGCATGTCCCTAGTTACTATTGCAACCGACATGGGGTTTGATCCTCAACAAAAAGGGTTGGTGTTAAGTGCATTTTTCTTAGGATATACGATTTTTCAAATTCCTTTTGGGTATTTATCCAATAAAATCGGAACGAGAAAAATGATGATTGGTTCTGTTTTTTTAGTAGGTATTTTTCTATTATTATTTGGTTTTGGTTTTTCATTTTTATACTTGCTTATGATTCGTTTTATGACAGGAGCTGTTGCACACTCTGGTTATCCATCTTCTGTTAGTACGTTCATTGCACAAGAGTTGCCAACGGAAAAACGAGGACCTGCGCAATCTACAATGATTGCATCAGCAGGATTTGCAGCTGTTGTTGGCCCGCTATTAATCGCTCCTTTATTGATCCAGATTGGTTGGCACAAAACTTATTATTTTCTCGGTATAGCTGTAATGATGGTTGCAGTTTTGATGTACTTTGTGATACCTAAAGAGTTTGGTGGCGTCAAAGAACATCTGAAAAACAAGCCTGTTATTTCTTTTAAAGAGGTCTTAAAGGATCGAAATGTCTGGATTTTAATTTTCGCTGCTTTTTTTATCAATGCTGCGATATACGGATTAAATGGCTGGATGGCAACTTATCTTGTAGATGCTCATGGTTTAGCACTAACACAAACAGCTTATGTTGCGGCAATCATCGGTTTTTTCACAATGGTTGCAGCGATGGCAGGTGGTTTGATCGTAAACAAATTTTTTATCGGTAAAGAAAAAATAGTGATTTTTCTTGCGACGATTGGCGGTGGATTTTTTGCCGTATTAATTTCAATTGTGAGTAGTTTTATTTTGAGTATGCTGTGTTTAACCTTGGCAGTGGTTTGTTCCAGTTTGACTTTTGCTACGTTAATGACCCTTCCAGTTAACTTATTTCCTTCAGATGAAGTTTCGGCGAAATATGCGACGATTAATGCAATCGGGGTTTCTGGTGGTTTTGTTGCTCCAACAATTATTGGGGCTTTGGTTCAGATGTCCCAAGGTGGATTCTTTACTTCTTTCTTATTTATTGCCAGTTCGTTTATTATTTCGGGCGCAATTACGTTAATGGTACAAAAAAAATCGAAATTATAG
- a CDS encoding linear amide C-N hydrolase: MKKIIGCEKMCTGITVKSKAGKCYWGRTQEFNLLLDYDGAIIPRNYMLSLSLENVQTRFAAMGVSIAEHPLLIDGINENGLMGGSFYFGNYNRYIEAEMIRSAGKIPLAGAEFVTYALTNYASVQEIKERANQDTAIAITDNMFCIPQHYVFQDDTGSVVVEPSVEGGYEIYDNPVGVFTNSPKFDWHLTNLQNYVGLSDQIAPDVQMEELHVFSNGKGSGLRGIPGDFTPQSRFIRAAYLKHFSESIEDDQAIDQLFHILNSFDIPKGVVKVTNEKDVQYTQYTSAYDNEEKKMYIHLYTNRMIQTLSLEQGMLDYSTPQFFKLNDQQHYHVMLQKSEE; encoded by the coding sequence TTGAAAAAAATAATAGGGTGTGAGAAAATGTGTACAGGTATCACAGTTAAATCTAAAGCAGGAAAGTGTTACTGGGGACGGACGCAAGAATTCAATCTTTTACTAGATTATGATGGAGCTATCATCCCTAGAAATTATATGCTATCGCTCTCACTAGAAAATGTCCAGACGCGTTTTGCAGCTATGGGGGTATCCATTGCAGAGCATCCCTTACTCATAGATGGCATTAACGAAAATGGTTTGATGGGCGGGTCCTTTTATTTTGGAAACTATAATCGTTATATTGAAGCGGAAATGATTCGTTCAGCGGGAAAAATTCCGTTGGCAGGTGCGGAATTTGTGACATATGCGTTAACAAATTATGCATCTGTTCAAGAAATCAAAGAAAGGGCGAATCAAGACACAGCGATTGCGATTACTGATAATATGTTTTGCATCCCTCAACATTACGTATTTCAAGATGACACAGGATCAGTGGTTGTCGAGCCTTCTGTGGAAGGCGGCTATGAAATCTATGATAACCCCGTCGGTGTTTTTACGAATAGTCCTAAGTTTGATTGGCATTTAACTAATTTACAAAATTATGTTGGATTAAGTGATCAAATTGCGCCAGATGTTCAGATGGAAGAGCTACATGTTTTTTCAAATGGAAAAGGTTCGGGCTTAAGAGGGATTCCAGGCGACTTTACCCCACAATCAAGATTTATTAGAGCCGCCTATTTAAAACATTTTTCTGAATCTATCGAAGACGATCAAGCAATTGATCAGCTCTTTCATATTCTGAATAGTTTTGACATTCCTAAAGGTGTCGTTAAAGTAACTAACGAAAAGGATGTACAATATACCCAATACACTAGTGCTTATGATAATGAAGAAAAGAAGATGTATATTCACCTTTATACGAATCGAATGATTCAAACCTTATCATTGGAACAGGGCATGTTAGATTATTCAACGCCACAGTTTTTCAAATTGAACGATCAACAACACTATCATGTAATGCTTCAAAAATCAGAAGAATAA
- the gcvT gene encoding glycine cleavage system aminomethyltransferase GcvT, with amino-acid sequence MDLKTPLYDAHLKAEGRMVSFAGYSLPVQYKETGVIKEHLAVRNQVGLFDVSHMGEVVYEGKDALANLQQLLTNDFSNLETGRVRYTLMCNEHGGVIDDLLVYKCNDEKYLLVINAANRAKDIAWMTQHLFGEVEFSDQSDNFVQIALQGPKSKEIIEKLTSEEDIPKKYYSFTEHAVVGGVECILSRTGYTGEFGYELYCQTADGITLWNTLLEAGKEYGIIPCGLGARDTLRLEAGMPLYGHEMNEEITPFETDLSFAVKMNKPDFIGKKALEAKGEPAITRIGLQLTERGIVREGADIYFNGKKIGQTTSGTMCPFINKACAMALVEAGIVEVDSPLEVEVRGKKIAAVVTTLPFIKK; translated from the coding sequence ATGGACTTAAAAACACCCTTATATGATGCACATCTGAAAGCCGAGGGACGAATGGTTTCTTTTGCTGGCTACAGCTTGCCAGTTCAATATAAAGAAACAGGCGTAATCAAAGAACATTTAGCGGTTCGCAATCAAGTTGGCTTATTTGATGTTTCCCACATGGGAGAAGTTGTTTATGAAGGAAAAGATGCTTTAGCGAATTTACAACAATTATTGACGAATGATTTCAGCAACTTAGAAACAGGGCGTGTGCGATATACATTGATGTGTAATGAACATGGCGGTGTGATTGACGACTTACTTGTTTATAAATGCAATGATGAAAAATACTTGTTGGTTATCAATGCTGCAAACAGAGCTAAAGATATCGCTTGGATGACACAGCATTTATTCGGAGAAGTTGAATTTTCTGATCAATCCGACAACTTTGTTCAAATTGCTTTACAAGGACCGAAGTCAAAAGAAATTATTGAAAAACTGACTTCAGAAGAAGATATTCCTAAAAAATATTATAGTTTTACAGAACATGCTGTTGTTGGCGGTGTAGAGTGTATCTTATCAAGAACAGGTTATACAGGTGAGTTTGGGTACGAATTATACTGTCAAACAGCAGATGGAATTACTTTGTGGAATACTCTTTTAGAAGCAGGAAAAGAATATGGCATTATCCCCTGTGGTTTAGGGGCTAGAGATACATTGCGATTAGAAGCAGGTATGCCTTTATATGGTCATGAAATGAACGAAGAAATCACCCCTTTTGAAACGGATTTGAGTTTTGCTGTAAAAATGAATAAACCTGATTTTATTGGTAAAAAAGCTCTAGAAGCAAAAGGTGAACCGGCGATTACTCGAATCGGCTTACAATTAACCGAACGTGGAATTGTTCGTGAAGGAGCAGATATTTATTTTAATGGGAAAAAAATTGGTCAAACAACTTCTGGCACAATGTGTCCGTTTATCAATAAAGCCTGTGCAATGGCATTAGTAGAAGCAGGGATTGTAGAAGTTGATTCGCCTCTTGAAGTGGAAGTTAGAGGCAAAAAAATTGCAGCAGTTGTGACAACACTACCATTTATCAAAAAATAG
- the gcvH gene encoding glycine cleavage system protein GcvH — translation MAKQDELKFSKSHEWVFFDGDKVKIGLSDYAQEQLGDIVFIDLPDEGDEVTKGESFADIESVKAVSEVYSPMSATVVAINEELMDSPELINSAPLDTWIIEVEGVEEIEDLLTAEEYKTFCEESEEE, via the coding sequence ATGGCAAAACAAGATGAATTGAAATTTTCTAAATCTCATGAGTGGGTATTTTTTGACGGAGATAAAGTAAAAATAGGTCTTTCTGATTATGCGCAAGAACAGTTAGGAGATATTGTTTTTATTGATTTACCAGATGAAGGTGATGAAGTGACAAAAGGAGAATCTTTTGCCGATATCGAATCAGTTAAAGCGGTCTCAGAAGTTTATTCCCCAATGAGTGCAACGGTTGTCGCAATCAATGAAGAACTGATGGACAGCCCAGAGTTAATCAACTCAGCGCCATTGGATACTTGGATCATTGAAGTGGAAGGAGTAGAAGAAATCGAAGACTTGCTGACTGCAGAAGAATATAAAACCTTCTGTGAAGAATCTGAGGAGGAATAA
- the gcvPA gene encoding aminomethyl-transferring glycine dehydrogenase subunit GcvPA codes for MGNYLGSTQKQQQDMLQAIGLKDMSELYQDIPKEMLVKNLDIPAGKSEFEVRQILETMGRKNKVFSAIFRGAGAYNHYIPAIVKQIAAKEEFVTSYTPYQPEISQGLLQSIFEYQTMICEITGMDATNASVYDGATAAAEAINMCLEKKRLKVLISETTNPMTIQTALTYFSSREIDVVMIPEKNGLTDLSVLKEQLDETTACFVVQQPNYYGGIEQVEEMADIVHDKKAKFIMSVNPVASTVLKTAGEVNADIAVGDSQPFGLSLAFGGPYIGFIATKEKMMRKLPGRIAGETVDEANNRAFVLTLQAREQHIRREKAASNICSNQALCALTNAVYMSTMGAQGIQEVAEHCYSKAHYLAAQLTQIKGVELGNDAPFFHEFLTTLPVSNEKVLAVLEEQDILGGYPTKQGLLWCVTEMNTKEQMDEVVALVKEACK; via the coding sequence ATGGGAAATTATCTTGGCTCAACACAAAAACAACAGCAAGACATGTTACAAGCGATTGGTTTAAAAGATATGAGTGAACTTTATCAAGATATTCCAAAAGAAATGTTGGTGAAAAATCTTGATATTCCAGCTGGAAAGTCAGAATTTGAAGTACGACAGATTTTAGAAACAATGGGTAGAAAAAATAAAGTATTTTCGGCGATATTTCGAGGAGCGGGTGCTTATAATCACTATATTCCTGCAATCGTAAAACAAATAGCGGCAAAGGAGGAATTCGTTACCTCCTATACCCCTTACCAGCCAGAAATCAGCCAAGGCTTGTTACAATCTATTTTTGAATATCAGACAATGATCTGTGAAATAACAGGGATGGATGCAACGAATGCATCCGTTTATGATGGTGCAACAGCCGCAGCAGAAGCAATCAATATGTGTCTAGAGAAAAAGCGTTTAAAAGTGTTGATTTCGGAAACAACGAATCCGATGACTATTCAGACGGCACTGACGTATTTCAGTTCAAGAGAAATCGATGTGGTGATGATTCCAGAAAAAAATGGTTTAACGGATCTCTCTGTTTTAAAAGAACAATTGGACGAAACCACAGCTTGTTTTGTGGTTCAACAACCGAATTATTATGGCGGTATTGAGCAAGTGGAAGAAATGGCAGACATCGTTCATGATAAAAAAGCCAAATTTATTATGAGTGTAAATCCTGTAGCAAGCACAGTATTGAAAACAGCCGGTGAAGTTAACGCAGATATAGCGGTAGGAGATTCACAACCATTTGGCTTATCTTTGGCTTTTGGTGGTCCTTATATTGGATTTATCGCAACAAAGGAAAAAATGATGCGAAAACTACCAGGTCGAATTGCTGGTGAAACAGTTGATGAAGCCAATAATCGTGCCTTTGTTTTAACCTTACAAGCTAGAGAACAACATATTCGTAGAGAAAAAGCAGCCTCCAATATTTGTTCTAATCAAGCGCTGTGTGCGTTAACCAATGCAGTATATATGAGTACAATGGGAGCACAAGGAATTCAGGAAGTAGCTGAACACTGTTACAGTAAAGCCCATTATTTAGCTGCTCAATTAACTCAAATTAAAGGGGTAGAGTTAGGAAATGATGCACCATTTTTCCACGAATTTTTGACAACGCTGCCTGTATCGAACGAAAAAGTATTGGCTGTATTAGAAGAACAGGATATTTTAGGCGGGTATCCGACCAAGCAAGGCTTACTTTGGTGTGTAACTGAAATGAATACAAAAGAACAAATGGATGAAGTTGTTGCACTGGTTAAGGAGGCGTGTAAATAA